Proteins from a single region of Candidatus Binatia bacterium:
- a CDS encoding universal stress protein, translating to MTFFKRVLVAVDDSTPSQYAIDASLRVGRADGAALVFAVVLDPCLLSEDCSFASIRQLAEETASRILHEACTRAEQIGIEATSQVFFDDPVHGIIALAASGDTGLIVMGTHTRSGITRALNRSIAEAVLRQTTTPLCVVRKQPVGERHRHLLVAIANDDLSAYTIEYATQAAKSLGSHLTFCTVAATRTDETEQYLRSAQEHAVEAGVQADWIVVPRLGDLSGDILQQAQVGECDAIVMASHARDGLSRLIEGSVAETVIRYSDLPVVVLRESRRLA from the coding sequence ATGACGTTCTTTAAGAGAGTTCTCGTCGCGGTCGACGATTCGACTCCCTCGCAATACGCGATTGACGCGAGCCTTAGAGTCGGACGCGCAGATGGTGCCGCGCTGGTCTTTGCGGTCGTTCTAGATCCTTGTCTGTTATCGGAAGACTGCAGCTTCGCTTCGATACGACAGCTCGCTGAAGAGACTGCCTCAAGGATCCTACACGAAGCCTGCACTCGTGCCGAGCAGATCGGAATCGAAGCGACCTCGCAGGTGTTTTTTGACGATCCCGTTCACGGGATCATCGCTTTGGCGGCGTCCGGCGATACTGGGCTCATCGTTATGGGAACGCACACGCGTTCCGGTATCACTCGCGCGCTCAATCGCAGCATCGCGGAAGCGGTGCTCCGCCAAACGACGACGCCGCTTTGCGTGGTTCGCAAACAGCCTGTCGGGGAACGACATCGCCACCTGCTGGTAGCGATCGCGAACGACGATCTATCGGCGTACACGATAGAGTACGCGACGCAGGCCGCCAAGTCGCTGGGGAGCCACCTGACGTTCTGCACCGTAGCAGCAACTCGTACGGACGAGACCGAGCAGTATTTGAGGTCCGCGCAGGAACATGCCGTCGAGGCCGGCGTGCAGGCCGACTGGATCGTTGTGCCGCGCCTGGGAGATCTTTCCGGGGACATACTTCAACAGGCGCAAGTGGGCGAATGCGATGCAATCGTAATGGCGAGCCACGCCCGGGACGGCCTTTCGCGCCTCATCGAGGGAAGCGTCGCTGAAACGGTTATCCGTTACAGCGATCTGCCGGTCGTCGTTCTCCGCGAGAGCCGGCGCTTGGCCTGA
- a CDS encoding MFS transporter has protein sequence MEQRFAAPEVRPLPQTGWRGIAIGTAAAFIMVVDGTAANTINAGLPYLEGRSAATPDEASWILTAFNSAYYSTILFSPWLYARFGRKPLLMTGLLGFAAMSLLLVAARPLDLVVVLRFLQGLCLGCIFVPAAALLFTSLPLRLLPLAPPLFAAIVLGSATMGSFIGGYLSESYGGAAVYVPGAIATLACAILLYRAAPSVDKPQPELRPDITGLVFALVCFGALQYLANEGERRNWFDDGTVTVALGLLVVAACAFVIWELYFTQTPLINLRLLAQKRNLAVGAVMNLILGVVGYSVLNFVVYLETITSATATLAGAMILLRLTTYIVGIVVAFALVRQHILSVRAVIVIAALGSALAFLSFAANMTPTAEAGNFIVISLLFGLFFSALNQPVPAIVLGTLGLNDLAAGLSLYKLSAPIGLSIGTGVFQTLLDHRAASHGADLAGFVTPANVPIAQYLSGGGSVGSLASLVSGQAQTLAFDDVMRAFAVCVLLAIPLIFVADTRPAPAK, from the coding sequence ATGGAACAGCGGTTTGCCGCCCCCGAAGTCCGTCCACTGCCGCAGACCGGCTGGCGCGGGATTGCGATCGGTACGGCGGCGGCGTTCATCATGGTCGTCGACGGTACGGCGGCAAATACCATCAACGCCGGGCTGCCGTACTTGGAAGGCAGGTCGGCGGCGACTCCCGACGAGGCGTCGTGGATTCTCACCGCGTTTAACTCGGCCTATTACTCGACGATACTCTTTAGTCCGTGGCTTTACGCGCGCTTCGGCCGCAAGCCGCTCTTAATGACCGGACTGCTCGGCTTCGCCGCGATGTCGCTGCTCCTGGTTGCGGCACGGCCCCTCGACCTGGTCGTTGTCTTGCGTTTCCTCCAGGGGCTCTGCCTCGGTTGCATCTTCGTTCCCGCCGCCGCACTGCTCTTCACCTCGTTGCCGCTGAGGCTGCTCCCGCTGGCGCCGCCGCTCTTTGCGGCGATCGTCCTCGGCTCGGCCACCATGGGGAGCTTCATCGGCGGCTACTTGAGCGAAAGCTACGGAGGTGCAGCCGTCTACGTTCCGGGCGCTATCGCCACGTTGGCGTGCGCGATACTCCTATACCGAGCGGCGCCAAGCGTCGACAAGCCGCAGCCGGAACTGCGTCCTGACATCACGGGGCTAGTTTTCGCGCTCGTGTGTTTCGGCGCGCTGCAGTACCTGGCAAACGAGGGAGAACGGCGCAATTGGTTCGACGACGGCACGGTCACCGTCGCGCTCGGTCTGCTGGTTGTGGCTGCCTGTGCATTTGTGATTTGGGAGCTGTATTTCACCCAGACTCCGCTCATCAACTTGCGGCTGCTCGCCCAGAAGCGTAATCTTGCGGTCGGCGCCGTGATGAACCTGATTCTCGGCGTGGTAGGATATTCGGTGCTCAATTTCGTCGTGTATCTCGAGACGATCACCTCTGCAACCGCCACGCTCGCCGGCGCAATGATTCTGCTGCGGCTTACGACCTACATCGTGGGAATCGTCGTGGCATTCGCGTTGGTGAGGCAACACATCCTCAGCGTCCGCGCCGTGATCGTCATCGCCGCGCTAGGAAGCGCACTCGCCTTCTTGAGTTTCGCGGCGAATATGACACCGACGGCGGAGGCCGGAAACTTCATTGTGATCTCGCTGCTCTTCGGTCTGTTCTTTTCCGCGCTCAATCAGCCCGTACCGGCCATCGTGCTCGGCACCCTTGGATTGAACGATCTCGCGGCAGGCCTGTCGTTGTACAAGCTGTCGGCCCCAATCGGCCTCTCGATCGGCACCGGCGTCTTTCAGACCCTGCTCGACCATCGCGCCGCGTCGCACGGCGCCGATCTGGCCGGCTTCGTCACGCCGGCGAACGTTCCGATCGCGCAGTACCTCTCCGGCGGTGGAAGCGTCGGTAGCTTGGCTTCGCTCGTCAGCGGTCAGGCTCAAACGCTCGCGTTTGACGACGTAATGCGTGCTTTCGCGGTCTGCGTGCTTCTCGCAATTCCTCTGATCTTCGTTGCCGATACCCGCCCCGCACCTGCCAAATGA
- a CDS encoding DUF6582 domain-containing protein: MKTTWEPHEKHGNLTTQSDLPDSVFAFPKQRKEPLTDASHVRNAVARFDQVIGVSDEDRALAFANIKKAAQYYGVDVSEASWQELGAHPQPH; encoded by the coding sequence ATGAAGACTACTTGGGAACCGCACGAAAAGCATGGGAACCTTACTACACAGAGCGATTTACCGGACAGCGTTTTTGCTTTTCCAAAGCAGCGCAAGGAGCCGCTGACCGACGCGTCTCACGTTCGCAACGCGGTAGCTCGCTTCGATCAAGTCATCGGCGTCTCCGATGAAGATCGCGCCCTTGCCTTCGCCAACATTAAAAAGGCAGCACAGTATTATGGCGTCGACGTCTCCGAAGCGTCATGGCAGGAACTAGGCGCTCATCCGCAGCCCCATTAG
- a CDS encoding PQQ-binding-like beta-propeller repeat protein: MRTSCALAAAILMLAACSGGNGGNKVASDSALLAAGSDDANWIIPGKTYAGNRVTGLDEITPANVSQLKKAWITAVKDNGEEEASPIVWNGTVYVSTSHDNVLALDGKSGALQWAFPYSPPYELQYPVNRGVGLSNGRLYLVTQDCRLVAIDAATGKQIFNVPACHDTTNTWYSMAAYVYKDKVIVGTSGGDLGGSGLVSAFSGQDGSRLWDWHTVAQPGEPGHETWPGNSYIHGGAAVWSGLSIDQATDTLYAAPGNPGPNLTEYGRKGLNLYADTVVALDISGARPRLKWYYKVSPNDVHDNDPSMPPVLFDGTVSGSPRQLLAVGDKAGDFAILDRTNGKPVDRLAVSNQQGIFTTVPTVAGSFACPNHGGGIEWNGGSYDQTTNLFFIPSTQECAIWKIIDTATVPYVPGQAYTAGPLPKRQPATGVFTAVDVATGKPAWTKQFPYPGEGGALVTRNGLVFTTDTGGDIYAFDTKTGKLLWHDDVGSAIVAPITAYRTSDGHEYLVVEGGEGGNQQTPNLPPSHGARVVAYSLNSAQTIVNDVTGQPAVAAATAGKTESASGTVTLPYTPAQVASGATVYAKYCLSCHGTHLQGVSGPALTGPGFAHANLNVAQIYGIVAQQMPLTAPGSLSKANYAAVMAYVLSYDCVKSAGGGTPFPTTVTPQLSTVKPTDQTCPAHQ, from the coding sequence ATGAGAACATCTTGCGCACTCGCCGCCGCCATTTTGATGCTTGCCGCCTGTTCGGGCGGCAACGGGGGGAACAAGGTAGCCTCGGATTCCGCATTGCTGGCAGCGGGATCCGACGACGCAAATTGGATCATTCCGGGCAAGACGTATGCCGGGAATCGCGTAACGGGTCTCGACGAGATCACCCCGGCAAACGTCTCGCAGCTCAAGAAGGCGTGGATTACAGCCGTAAAGGACAACGGCGAAGAAGAGGCCTCGCCGATCGTTTGGAATGGAACGGTCTACGTCTCGACCTCGCACGACAACGTGCTCGCGCTCGACGGTAAGTCGGGCGCCCTGCAGTGGGCCTTCCCCTACAGCCCGCCGTACGAGCTGCAATATCCGGTCAACCGCGGCGTGGGCCTGAGTAACGGCCGGCTGTACCTCGTCACGCAGGATTGCCGGCTCGTGGCAATCGACGCCGCGACGGGCAAGCAGATCTTCAACGTGCCGGCCTGCCACGACACGACGAACACGTGGTATTCGATGGCCGCCTACGTCTACAAGGATAAAGTGATCGTCGGGACTTCCGGGGGCGATCTCGGCGGCAGCGGTCTGGTCAGCGCCTTTAGCGGGCAGGACGGCTCGCGGCTTTGGGATTGGCATACCGTCGCCCAACCGGGCGAACCCGGGCACGAAACGTGGCCCGGGAATTCCTACATCCACGGCGGCGCGGCGGTGTGGTCGGGGCTTTCGATCGATCAAGCGACGGACACGCTCTATGCCGCACCCGGCAACCCGGGACCGAACCTCACCGAATACGGACGCAAGGGGCTGAATCTCTACGCCGATACCGTCGTCGCGCTCGACATTTCCGGCGCGCGCCCGCGCCTCAAGTGGTATTACAAAGTCTCTCCAAACGACGTGCACGACAACGATCCGTCGATGCCGCCGGTGCTCTTTGATGGAACGGTGAGCGGTTCGCCGCGGCAGCTGTTGGCCGTCGGTGACAAGGCGGGCGATTTTGCGATCCTCGACCGCACGAACGGAAAGCCCGTCGACCGGTTAGCCGTCAGTAATCAGCAGGGCATTTTTACCACGGTTCCGACGGTAGCCGGAAGCTTCGCGTGCCCGAATCACGGCGGCGGCATCGAATGGAACGGCGGCTCGTACGACCAGACGACGAATCTCTTCTTCATCCCGAGCACGCAAGAGTGCGCGATCTGGAAAATCATCGACACCGCGACCGTACCGTACGTTCCGGGACAGGCCTACACTGCGGGACCGCTGCCCAAGCGTCAGCCCGCGACCGGCGTTTTCACAGCGGTCGACGTTGCCACCGGCAAGCCGGCGTGGACGAAGCAGTTTCCGTATCCGGGTGAGGGAGGCGCGCTCGTCACGCGCAACGGCCTGGTCTTCACGACCGACACCGGCGGCGACATTTACGCCTTCGATACCAAGACCGGCAAGCTGCTCTGGCACGACGACGTGGGGTCCGCGATCGTCGCGCCGATCACCGCGTACCGTACGAGTGACGGGCACGAGTATCTCGTCGTTGAGGGGGGTGAAGGCGGCAACCAGCAGACGCCCAACCTCCCGCCTTCACACGGAGCGCGCGTCGTCGCGTACAGCTTGAACTCGGCGCAGACGATCGTCAACGACGTGACCGGGCAGCCGGCGGTCGCGGCCGCGACCGCGGGAAAGACCGAGAGCGCCTCAGGCACGGTAACGCTCCCGTATACGCCGGCGCAAGTGGCGAGCGGAGCGACGGTCTATGCGAAGTATTGCTTGTCGTGTCACGGGACGCACTTGCAAGGAGTCTCGGGTCCCGCCTTAACCGGACCGGGTTTCGCACACGCGAATCTGAACGTGGCGCAGATCTACGGCATCGTCGCGCAGCAGATGCCGCTCACGGCGCCAGGATCGCTTTCGAAGGCCAACTACGCGGCCGTCATGGCCTACGTCCTCTCCTACGATTGCGTGAAATCGGCGGGCGGCGGCACGCCGTTTCCGACTACTGTGACCCCGCAGCTTTCAACGGTAAAACCGACGGACCAGACGTGTCCAGCGCATCAATAG
- a CDS encoding ferritin family protein, with translation MRNFSELNEREVLALAISLEEEDERTYDNYAHYLEPNYPATAAVFAAMSEEESGHRQRLIELYRQKFGDFIPLIRRTDVRGFMKRQSVWLFRPFALDKIRQQVEGMEMESRRFYRNAARHSKDASLRQLFDDLAAEERRHESKAESLLDEHVAPKEREAEDETQRRLFVLQIVQPGLAGLMDGSVSTLAPIFAAAFATRQSHDAFVVGLAASIGAGISMAFAEAASDDGSLTGRGSPVLRGIVTGAMTTLGGLGHTMPFIIPEFRTALLIAVLVVAVELAAISWIRNRYMDTPLLRAAFQVVVGGVLVFLTGIIIGGAG, from the coding sequence GTGAGGAATTTCTCGGAGCTCAACGAGCGGGAGGTGCTCGCGCTGGCGATATCGCTGGAAGAAGAGGACGAGCGCACCTACGACAACTACGCGCACTATCTCGAGCCTAACTACCCCGCAACCGCGGCGGTCTTTGCCGCGATGTCCGAGGAGGAAAGCGGGCATCGACAGCGCCTCATCGAGCTCTACCGCCAAAAGTTCGGCGACTTCATTCCGCTGATCCGCCGCACCGACGTGCGCGGATTCATGAAACGCCAGTCGGTCTGGCTCTTCCGTCCCTTCGCCCTCGATAAGATCCGCCAACAAGTGGAAGGTATGGAAATGGAGAGCCGGCGGTTCTACCGCAACGCCGCGCGGCACAGCAAAGATGCCTCGCTGCGCCAGCTCTTCGACGATCTGGCTGCCGAAGAGCGCCGGCACGAATCCAAAGCGGAAAGCCTGCTCGACGAACACGTGGCGCCGAAAGAGCGCGAAGCCGAGGACGAGACGCAGCGCAGGCTCTTCGTCTTGCAGATCGTACAGCCGGGCCTGGCCGGGCTCATGGACGGCTCGGTCTCGACGCTCGCGCCGATTTTCGCCGCAGCCTTCGCGACGCGGCAGTCGCACGATGCCTTCGTGGTCGGACTGGCGGCGTCGATCGGCGCGGGCATCTCGATGGCGTTCGCGGAGGCTGCGAGCGACGACGGCAGCCTCACGGGACGCGGCAGTCCGGTGTTGCGCGGCATCGTAACCGGGGCGATGACGACGCTCGGCGGACTGGGCCACACGATGCCGTTCATCATCCCGGAGTTTCGCACCGCGCTGCTCATCGCAGTCCTCGTCGTCGCGGTTGAGCTAGCCGCGATCTCGTGGATCCGCAATCGTTACATGGACACGCCGCTGTTGCGCGCCGCCTTTCAGGTCGTGGTTGGCGGCGTGCTCGTCTTCTTGACTGGAATTATAATCGGAGGCGCCGGCTGA
- a CDS encoding aldo/keto reductase, with the protein MNASEIFERRTFGLGGVPFGNEFAYVTDEVAHATIEAAWNAGVRYYDTSPWYGLGLAERRLGTFLHNQTRSEYVLSSKVGKLLTASRDNNAKEYFPFTSSPNNLRYDYTADGVKRSVEDSLQRIGVDALDVVFVHDLSPDNPWLPAPWEEQFEIARKGAFPALSKMRDGGLIKGWGLGVNSPEPILKLMDVADANVCLLARQYSLIDHARALHEVFPKARDSGMRFVVGSSLNAGFISGSARYNYGRDNYKIPAWAIEKRDRLRAVAARYGVDLRTAALRFSSAPDVAVALVVGCSDPQQVLADYTSLETRIPAEFWSDLRSEGLIENDARIPPEN; encoded by the coding sequence ATGAACGCGTCTGAAATCTTCGAGCGGCGCACGTTCGGCCTCGGGGGCGTGCCGTTCGGCAACGAGTTCGCATATGTCACCGACGAAGTTGCGCACGCTACGATCGAGGCGGCGTGGAACGCCGGAGTCCGCTACTACGACACCTCTCCGTGGTACGGCCTCGGACTGGCAGAGCGGCGTCTGGGCACCTTTCTGCATAACCAGACACGCAGCGAGTACGTCCTATCCTCGAAGGTCGGCAAGTTGCTCACGGCGTCGCGCGACAACAACGCGAAAGAGTACTTTCCGTTCACGTCGTCGCCGAACAACCTCCGCTACGATTACACTGCCGACGGCGTCAAGAGGTCGGTCGAAGACAGTCTGCAGCGCATTGGAGTGGACGCGCTCGACGTCGTCTTCGTTCACGATCTCTCACCGGATAATCCTTGGCTGCCGGCACCGTGGGAAGAGCAGTTCGAGATCGCGCGCAAAGGCGCGTTTCCGGCGCTGAGCAAGATGCGCGACGGGGGCCTCATCAAGGGCTGGGGACTCGGCGTCAACTCGCCCGAACCGATCCTTAAGCTCATGGATGTCGCCGACGCGAACGTGTGCCTCTTGGCGCGACAATACTCGCTGATCGATCATGCGAGGGCGCTTCACGAGGTCTTTCCGAAGGCGCGCGACTCCGGAATGAGGTTCGTCGTCGGTTCGTCGCTCAACGCGGGCTTCATCAGCGGGAGCGCGCGCTACAACTACGGCAGGGACAATTACAAGATTCCCGCCTGGGCGATCGAGAAACGCGACCGCCTGCGCGCCGTCGCGGCGCGGTACGGCGTGGACCTCCGTACCGCCGCACTGCGGTTCTCGAGCGCGCCGGACGTCGCCGTGGCGCTGGTCGTCGGCTGCTCAGATCCTCAGCAAGTGCTCGCGGACTACACGTCGCTCGAGACGCGGATTCCGGCCGAATTTTGGTCGGATCTTCGATCCGAGGGTTTGATCGAAAACGACGCGCGCATTCCGCCCGAGAACTGA
- a CDS encoding NAD(P)-dependent oxidoreductase yields MKRVGVIGLGKMGSAIARNLLARGYDVSVWDRSSGPIQELVAAGAAARESPEALVGAVDDVIVMLWDDNVAREVSLGRVIPSARKDNVVIETSTLSPQMYETLAKAASEREIGFLAAPVIGSVDAARQGTLTILPGGEQAAFDQARDLLAAMGSTVTYTGSPTASAYLKLTSNTILGIGAATWGELLGFCESAGVDRRLAIDIISLALGRVATGKTQQIVDRDTAPRFSLNALLKDLRLARDAAQREHVAVPIMENVLPQFEAGAAKGLGDRDYIALALALEAAELA; encoded by the coding sequence ATGAAACGAGTTGGAGTTATTGGTCTCGGTAAGATGGGTAGCGCGATAGCGCGGAATCTGCTCGCACGCGGCTACGACGTCTCTGTCTGGGACCGATCGTCTGGGCCGATTCAGGAACTCGTGGCCGCCGGCGCGGCGGCGCGCGAGTCGCCTGAAGCGCTCGTCGGAGCTGTCGACGACGTCATCGTCATGCTCTGGGACGATAACGTCGCACGCGAGGTGAGCCTCGGGCGAGTGATTCCGTCCGCCCGCAAAGACAACGTCGTGATCGAGACGTCGACCCTCTCTCCGCAAATGTACGAAACGCTCGCGAAGGCGGCGTCCGAACGGGAGATCGGCTTTCTGGCCGCGCCCGTTATCGGCAGCGTGGACGCGGCTCGACAGGGTACCTTGACCATCCTGCCCGGAGGCGAGCAGGCCGCCTTCGACCAGGCACGCGATCTCCTCGCGGCGATGGGGAGCACCGTGACCTACACGGGCTCACCCACCGCCAGCGCCTACTTGAAGCTCACGAGCAACACGATCCTCGGCATCGGGGCCGCGACGTGGGGCGAACTACTCGGGTTCTGCGAAAGCGCGGGAGTGGATCGCCGACTCGCTATCGACATCATCTCGCTCGCGTTAGGACGCGTGGCCACCGGCAAAACGCAACAGATAGTTGACCGCGACACCGCACCTCGGTTTTCGCTCAACGCGCTCCTCAAAGATCTTCGGCTCGCGCGAGATGCGGCGCAGCGCGAGCACGTCGCCGTCCCGATAATGGAAAACGTGCTGCCGCAGTTCGAAGCGGGAGCGGCGAAGGGGCTGGGCGACCGCGACTACATCGCACTTGCGCTTGCGCTCGAGGCCGCCGAGCTAGCGTGA
- a CDS encoding ester cyclase, protein MDAVAEHIRTFDDLDFRVFSDQAWGDLSKSHAQDIIVHWPDGHSTTGIKQHIDDLKALFVYAPDTRIKQHPVKFGSGEWTCVVGVMEGTFTKPILAGNGKTIPPTGKSFRLPMCTVGRWNDSGVMVEEYLFWDNATYMRQLGLQE, encoded by the coding sequence ATGGACGCAGTCGCAGAGCACATTCGCACGTTCGACGACCTAGATTTTCGCGTTTTCTCGGATCAGGCGTGGGGCGACCTTTCGAAGAGTCATGCGCAAGACATCATCGTCCATTGGCCCGACGGCCATTCAACGACGGGAATCAAACAGCACATCGACGACTTGAAAGCGCTGTTCGTCTACGCGCCCGACACCCGTATCAAGCAGCATCCGGTGAAGTTCGGTTCGGGCGAATGGACGTGCGTCGTCGGCGTGATGGAAGGTACGTTTACCAAACCGATTCTGGCCGGCAATGGCAAGACAATACCTCCGACCGGCAAGTCCTTCAGGCTTCCAATGTGCACGGTTGGGCGTTGGAACGACAGCGGTGTAATGGTAGAAGAGTACCTCTTCTGGGACAACGCCACGTATATGAGACAGCTCGGACTTCAAGAGTAA
- a CDS encoding HAD family phosphatase, with amino-acid sequence MFDLDGTLIESEQIWRDVRHEFVVANGGRWKPDAAAAMIGMRTDEWARYMHDELGAAPAPSEIAKRVVESVAGRLKTPPVLPGADAALRRLASEFTLGLASSAAVEVAQTVLAATGWDSLFAVVVSADEVPRGKPEPDVYLLALELLDADPSQTAAVEDSANGIRSAYAARIAVVAIPNRAFPPEAEALSLASRVVANLDDLNAALVREVLRSSSSSGGSATDA; translated from the coding sequence GTGTTCGATCTCGACGGAACGCTGATCGAAAGCGAGCAGATTTGGCGCGACGTACGGCACGAGTTCGTGGTTGCGAATGGCGGCCGCTGGAAACCTGACGCAGCGGCCGCGATGATCGGCATGCGAACCGATGAGTGGGCGCGTTACATGCACGACGAACTCGGCGCGGCGCCGGCGCCGTCTGAGATTGCCAAGCGCGTCGTCGAGTCGGTCGCCGGGCGGCTCAAGACTCCGCCGGTTCTCCCTGGCGCGGACGCGGCGCTCCGTCGGCTTGCGAGCGAGTTTACGCTCGGGCTGGCGTCGTCTGCGGCGGTCGAGGTTGCGCAGACCGTCCTGGCGGCGACGGGCTGGGACTCTCTCTTCGCGGTCGTTGTATCGGCCGACGAAGTTCCGCGCGGGAAGCCGGAGCCGGACGTTTACCTGCTCGCCCTCGAACTGCTCGACGCGGATCCCTCGCAAACTGCCGCCGTCGAAGACTCGGCCAACGGTATTCGCTCCGCGTACGCCGCGCGGATTGCGGTCGTCGCGATCCCGAACCGCGCGTTTCCGCCGGAAGCCGAGGCGCTATCGCTTGCGTCGCGCGTCGTCGCCAACCTCGACGACCTCAATGCCGCCCTTGTTCGAGAGGTGCTCAGATCAAGTTCTTCGAGCGGTGGCTCCGCGACTGACGCCTAA